In Hallerella succinigenes, the following are encoded in one genomic region:
- a CDS encoding sugar transferase, with protein sequence MHDNFTQSTLGDFLSPQNIGNTVYPANFFKARLREEFLRTNRNQHPFLYFKIITRQFDIVGFSKFDSSYVRAWKIAVLTVLTETKFTDVVGYLDNPDGLGVILIDSDLRVLERLRRKMLVNIKKAGLVDILRKKTKQPIFQVCVYTGLQEKRDQEFDEAIEKFNMRNNGFFSLKRLFYGDILTQTNKFSVYAKEFIKRSFDVVSSFCGIVLLSPVLIACALIVKFSDPKGPVIFKQIRVGKNGKLFTMYKFRSMYIDAESRKKELQKFNESSGPTFKMKNDPRIYPMGHILRKFSLDELPQLFNILAGDMSVVGPRPPLPSEVAEYLPWHKMRLSVTPGLTCFWQVSGRSDIPFEGQMRLDNKYVRHSNFGIDLQLVAKTFKAVFKSNGAY encoded by the coding sequence GAGTTTTTGCGTACAAACCGCAATCAGCATCCATTCCTCTACTTTAAGATTATTACCCGCCAGTTCGACATCGTCGGATTCAGCAAGTTCGATTCATCTTATGTCCGGGCATGGAAAATTGCGGTCCTCACCGTCTTGACCGAAACCAAATTTACCGATGTCGTTGGTTATCTAGACAATCCTGACGGTTTAGGCGTCATCTTGATCGATTCTGACCTGCGCGTTTTGGAACGCCTGCGTCGCAAAATGCTCGTCAATATTAAAAAGGCGGGTCTCGTCGACATTCTGCGTAAAAAGACCAAGCAGCCGATTTTCCAGGTCTGCGTTTACACCGGTCTTCAAGAAAAGCGGGATCAGGAATTCGACGAAGCGATTGAAAAGTTCAATATGCGCAACAACGGTTTTTTCTCGCTCAAGCGCCTGTTCTACGGTGACATTCTCACCCAAACGAACAAATTTTCCGTTTACGCCAAGGAATTCATCAAGCGGTCCTTCGACGTGGTATCGTCCTTCTGCGGCATCGTTTTGCTTTCCCCGGTTCTCATCGCCTGCGCCTTGATCGTCAAGTTCAGCGACCCGAAGGGACCCGTTATCTTTAAGCAAATCCGCGTCGGCAAAAACGGCAAGCTCTTTACGATGTACAAATTCCGCAGTATGTACATCGATGCGGAATCCCGCAAAAAGGAACTTCAAAAGTTCAACGAATCCAGCGGTCCGACCTTCAAAATGAAGAACGATCCGCGCATTTATCCGATGGGCCATATCCTTCGCAAGTTCAGCCTAGACGAACTTCCCCAGCTGTTCAACATTCTTGCCGGAGACATGTCGGTCGTCGGACCGCGCCCACCGCTTCCGTCGGAAGTTGCAGAATACTTGCCGTGGCATAAAATGCGCCTTTCCGTGACACCGGGTCTCACCTGTTTCTGGCAGGTCAGCGGTCGAAGCGACATTCCGTTCGAAGGTCAGATGCGCCTTGACAACAAGTACGTGCGTCATTCGAACTTTGGCATTGACCTGCAGCTCGTGGCAAAGACCTTCAAGGCGGTGTTCAAGAGCAACGGAGCTTACTAA